Proteins from one Triticum aestivum cultivar Chinese Spring chromosome 7A, IWGSC CS RefSeq v2.1, whole genome shotgun sequence genomic window:
- the LOC123151338 gene encoding arabinogalactan protein 23 — MEMKKIACAVLIAASATVALAADGPALAPAGALAGAPAAGASAATGAFPAVGAVLGASVLSFLSYYMQ, encoded by the coding sequence ATGGAGATGAAGAAGATTGCCTGCGCCGTCCTCATCGCCGCATCGGCGACCGTTGCCCTCGCTGCCGATGGTCCGGCCCTTGCCCCGGCGGGAGCCCTGGCGGGAGCCCCGGCGGCGGGAGCCTCCGCAGCAACCGGCGCCTTCCCGGCCGTCGGCGCGGTGCTCGGCGCCTCCGTACTCTCCTTCTTGTCTTACTACATGCAGTAA